The following are encoded together in the Streptomyces rapamycinicus NRRL 5491 genome:
- a CDS encoding PrsW family glutamic-type intramembrane protease: MALVMVAAAVYGVVQLLVLASPTRSVRVSTVLLAIAVGVYGCGVVTALLELAYTRSAADLTGEPLAKVVEVAGYTVDPVIEELIKLAPLLLVAWNVRIRRQWGMTDYVVLGAALGAGFGLLEAVARFGLDADRAIAHPAGGWAIPDSLRAPYIPGPEQILSAWFPAPSGTLELGDLSPAAETSPHLVYTALTALGVGVLLRGRGWVRALSSLPVAAAVSHHMLTNYAAARPADRDARAWADVFDGVLWTVPLLCLAIAMAVDLRHIRRGKRLVPGILLRGERTGRSGLAALAAYGGWRVPWTMLIALRFARMRHSLLYAAARPAYPGAESLHHSVVWAAGQIDASDNEHAWRHLDFRAVRGMAGAVRDRRRKWFVLISLGLASPAIVFLCVGSFPAAAALQERFGSGNGPYVLMAFGVAGLLWMGWQLIALLRTWQATRAVPHGELLAVARLRVWTALGGLTTGAVLLLRLRDGLEPDEPLIRNLHLLEALDNFLAYLGFALLLMALLALLPSGGGLALATAGAEAGLVTVPAVIHAAAFGTLGIVLMSASAAGHGGGGSPESEGSGSPVETSGQGRVRRGKEYEDHVQEKLGGRGSFREGGREFDGAYPGDDGIEVWYEAKSGRYWDLANENPKVMEKFKSNLGDARRIAEEGGRRFSLISEKPIPENIVKWLNKKNYVWRVISKEAG, encoded by the coding sequence GTGGCGTTGGTCATGGTGGCCGCGGCGGTGTACGGCGTGGTGCAGTTGCTGGTTCTGGCCTCGCCTACGAGGTCGGTACGGGTGTCGACGGTGCTGCTGGCGATCGCGGTCGGTGTCTACGGCTGTGGTGTCGTGACAGCGTTGCTGGAGCTGGCGTACACGCGGAGCGCTGCGGATCTGACGGGTGAGCCGCTGGCGAAGGTCGTGGAGGTGGCCGGCTATACCGTCGATCCGGTCATCGAGGAACTCATCAAGCTCGCGCCGCTGTTGCTGGTCGCCTGGAACGTCCGGATCCGGCGCCAGTGGGGCATGACGGACTACGTGGTGCTCGGCGCGGCGCTGGGGGCGGGGTTCGGGCTGCTGGAGGCGGTGGCCCGGTTCGGGCTGGACGCGGACCGGGCGATCGCGCATCCCGCCGGCGGCTGGGCCATCCCCGACAGCCTTAGGGCGCCCTATATTCCGGGGCCCGAGCAGATCCTCTCCGCCTGGTTCCCCGCCCCCTCGGGCACGTTGGAGCTGGGGGATCTCAGCCCGGCCGCGGAGACCAGTCCCCATCTGGTGTATACGGCTCTGACCGCGCTGGGTGTGGGTGTGCTGTTGCGGGGTCGCGGATGGGTCCGTGCGCTGAGCTCACTGCCGGTCGCGGCCGCCGTTTCGCATCACATGCTGACCAACTATGCCGCCGCGCGCCCCGCCGACCGGGATGCGCGGGCCTGGGCGGATGTCTTCGACGGAGTCCTGTGGACGGTTCCGCTGCTGTGCCTGGCCATCGCCATGGCCGTCGACCTACGGCATATCCGGCGCGGCAAACGGCTCGTGCCGGGCATCCTCCTCCGGGGCGAGCGGACCGGCCGGTCCGGTTTGGCGGCGCTGGCGGCGTACGGGGGATGGCGGGTGCCGTGGACGATGCTGATCGCGCTGCGCTTTGCCCGGATGCGGCATTCGCTGCTCTACGCCGCGGCTCGTCCTGCGTACCCCGGTGCCGAGTCCCTGCATCACAGCGTCGTTTGGGCCGCGGGGCAGATCGACGCCTCCGACAACGAACACGCCTGGCGGCACCTGGACTTCCGCGCCGTGCGCGGAATGGCGGGCGCCGTGCGGGACCGGCGCCGTAAGTGGTTCGTCCTCATCTCCCTCGGGCTCGCGTCCCCGGCGATTGTCTTCCTCTGTGTCGGCTCCTTCCCCGCCGCTGCCGCCCTCCAGGAGCGTTTCGGTTCGGGAAACGGCCCGTACGTCCTGATGGCTTTCGGTGTCGCCGGACTGCTGTGGATGGGCTGGCAGCTCATCGCGCTGTTGCGCACATGGCAGGCGACCCGCGCCGTGCCCCACGGGGAGCTGCTAGCGGTCGCCCGGCTCCGGGTCTGGACGGCGCTGGGCGGACTGACCACCGGAGCGGTGCTCTTATTGCGCCTCCGGGACGGTCTGGAGCCGGATGAACCGCTGATCCGGAACCTCCACCTGCTGGAGGCGCTCGACAATTTCCTCGCCTATCTCGGCTTCGCTCTCCTCCTGATGGCGCTGCTCGCCCTCTTGCCATCCGGTGGCGGGCTCGCTCTGGCGACCGCCGGAGCCGAAGCGGGCCTCGTCACCGTCCCGGCGGTCATTCACGCCGCGGCCTTCGGCACCTTGGGCATCGTCCTGATGTCGGCGAGCGCAGCCGGGCACGGGGGCGGGGGTTCTCCGGAGTCCGAGGGGTCCGGAAGCCCGGTTGAAACGTCAGGACAGGGCAGGGTGCGGCGCGGTAAGGAGTACGAGGACCACGTGCAGGAGAAGCTGGGCGGTCGCGGATCCTTCAGAGAAGGGGGACGCGAGTTCGACGGAGCTTACCCGGGAGACGACGGGATCGAAGTATGGTACGAGGCCAAGTCCGGCCGATACTGGGACCTCGCGAACGAGAATCCGAAGGTGATGGAGAAGTTCAAGTCAAACCTCGGTGACGCGCGCCGCATCGCCGAAGAGGGCGGCAGGAGGTTCTCGCTCATCTCCGAGAAGCCGATCCCGGAAAACATCGTCAAGTGGCTCAACAAGAAAAACTATGTGTGGCGCGTGATCTCGAAGGAGGCGGGATAG